The Streptomyces nigra genome includes the window CTGACCGTCGGGCCGCGCGAGGTCCAATAGAAGAAAGAGAACGCATTCAGCGACGGCGCCGCTGAATCGCCCTGCGGGTCCCCAGCACGGTGGTCGGGAAACGGGCCACTTGCGCGGCGCCCGGGTCGGTGTGGCACGCTCACCCGGTCTTTTCGGCACTGTGAGAGGCGGCGGCATGCGCATCGGACTGCTCGGCACCGGCCCGTGGGCCCGGATGGCCCACGCCCCGGCCCTGAGCGCACACGGCGAGCTGGACTTCGTCGGGGTGTGGGGCCGTCGTACGGCTCCCACGAAGGAACTCGCCGACGCCCACGGCGTCCGCGCCTACGACGACGTCGACGCGCTGATCGCCGACGTGGACGCGGTGGCGGTGGCGCTGGCGCCGGACATCCAGGCGGATCTGGCGGCGCGGGCCGCGCGGGCGGGACGCCATCTGCTGCTGGACAAGCCGCTCGCGCCGACGGTGGAGCAGGCGCGGGCCGTCGTCGCGGCCACCGAGGGGACCGGGGTGTCCTCGGTGGTGTTCTTCACGGCGCGGTTCCAGCCGGAGACGGAGGACTGGATCGCCCGGCAGGCCGACGCGGACGGCTGGTTCACGGGGCGGGCCGAGTGGCTCGGCGCGGTGTTCAGCGGCGAGGGCAGCCCGTTCGCGGACTCGCCGTGGCGGCGGGACAAGGGCGCCCTGTGGGACGTCGGCCCGCACGCCCT containing:
- a CDS encoding Gfo/Idh/MocA family protein; translation: MRIGLLGTGPWARMAHAPALSAHGELDFVGVWGRRTAPTKELADAHGVRAYDDVDALIADVDAVAVALAPDIQADLAARAARAGRHLLLDKPLAPTVEQARAVVAATEGTGVSSVVFFTARFQPETEDWIARQADADGWFTGRAEWLGAVFSGEGSPFADSPWRRDKGALWDVGPHALSVLLPVLGDARRVAAAAHGPGDTVHLVLEHTGGASSTLALSLTAPPAAAGATVELRGTAGVALFPESTATAVDALGRAADALLDAVRTGNPHACDARFGLRVTEILADAESRLGAGA